gccattgctcctctctacagtgtcacatgattcttcagatcTCATTCGAATTTGCTGATTTTCTGTTTGAGAAACATATTTAATAATCTATACTGAATGcaattttgaaaatgtgacacttttttcagcatttttggtgaataaaaatgttaaaagaaatgttttttttttttttatcaaaatcttttgtaacattataattatgtcttaaatgtcatttttgattaataatgcatcattgctgaataaaagtattgtttatttattgtaatatttttttttaatctatctaCCCCAAACTTTATAATGGTAGTGTAACATGGtttctattaaatataaaaaaagtttttaacttTACTAAtaggaaatatttcttgagcatcaaatcagcatattcaaaaatgatatctgaatgattttctgaaaaaatacctctattattccaaacttttgacagggAGTTTAATTGTGAAACATACATAATGCATATCATATTTACTGATTTAGGCCAATATTTTGCTTAATTATCTTGCATGAAATATCTCACCAGGCCATGGAGATATAGTAGCTTTATGAATCACATCTGAGGCTCTGGATTTGCAATAATCAGATTCCAGTAGAGTATTAAACAGCGTGGATTTGCCAGCATTGGCCGTCCCGACCAAATACACATCTCCCTTGTACTTCCAGGTTGACTGCAGTCTCGTTATAAGGTTCTCTATACCATATCCCGTTTTGGCACTGATGAGGTGGATGTCTTTGTTATCAATGGTAGAAATGCCCATGCTTTCACAGTATGCCCTCAGTTGACGTTTGATACGCTGCAGGTAATTCTCAGCATCTCCGGGCAGCAAGTCTATTTTATTTCCTAAAATCACAATGTGCTTATTCTTCCCAACAAGCTCTGGAAGGTCTGGGATGATGGAGTCCGGGAGATCCAGAAGATCCACAATCAGCAGCACCAAAGCCTTCTCTGATTTAATTCTCTTGACAATCGCTCTGTACTCCTCTTTGGACATGGTGACACTCAAAGCTTTCTGGTGGTGATTGATTAAAAAGCATCTCTGACATATTGCCTTCTTCAGTTGGTCCTCTTCAACTAACACTTTGAATTTCTCACTTGGCAGGTAACCAGGGATTTCAGGGTCCGTACAGTGCATGAGGGCCCCGCAGCCGGAGCAACAGGTATCACCGACTGCCACGTCCACGTCAGGAGTGCCATAGATCTTTTGTTGCTTTTTAATCTTCTTTGATTTGGTGCGTCTGTCCAGTGGGAATCCTTTATCGTGGAACTCAATCAATGAGTTTTCCTCCACTTCAGACTTAGCAGAGacctttaaatgtttcatttgcatttcCAGCCCTCGAAGGTGCATGTAATTGCCATGATTTTTATGCATTGGCTTTGCTTCTGCATTACTTGTGAGATCATGCAAAAGATGATCTGGCTGCTCATCATCTTTATTGTCCACTGGTTCATCAAAGTCCGGGAACACAAActgttcttgtttctgtggctCCACTAAAGTGTAGACTTCCTGACGTGGATTCGATGCTGGTTTCCTAGCTCCTTTTTGTGTGCTATAACATCTCAGACTTCTGGGTGAGCTGCACCTCTGTTTTTTGCCCAAATGTATTGCCAAGTCCTTTGATATCAAGCTGGAAATAAATGATCGTCGAAGCAACGAACATCCTTCATGTTCCTTTGACAGCTGCTGTCTTGAAACATGTTTTAAGCAGCTACGAGTACAGAACTGGAGAGCCGATGCTCCTAAAATCTTGTACATTATTATAGCAAATCgtaaaatatgttaaaagaaCAGTAACATCGCTACAGTTTATGCAACCTTGAAAAACAACGAACCCACGTGCCATATATCGCTGGTATAATGTACGTCACCGGAAACATTTTTTTGGACTTTAAATAATAGGTAAAacgttttagtttttatttaacgTATGTTATTTAACATCCATACCACGGATAACTAAATTATAAAtgcttaaataaatgtgaataaatataataatatatcttGCTTCGGAAGTGACGTATAATTCCGTAGCCGTGTTGTTCATAGCGGCTCCGACACAAAGCGCCGTGGTGTGAGGCGCGCAGATAACCTCTTTTTAATTGAATCAGAATTAAAGTTATTCACAAGAAAATATCATGTACGATCAAGACGAAGGTATGTGTGTTCTGTTTTATTGCAGTGAAATGTGTAGCTAGATACTGTAGTTTTAAGCGTTAATACAGCGTAAGTAGCTAACAGGCTAAAGCTAGCTTTGACCAGAAAGAGTTATGCCAAACCATCCAACTTTTATTATAAGTTaaagagtttatatatataaagtaatgcATTCGGTAGTAAGCATGATTTGTCAGCTAACGTTACTGTGTTGTTGCACTATTTGCCATAGATCAACTCTTTTTATGATTAAACATCTTCTTAATTATTGTAGATATCCagtatgatgaagatgatgatgaaatcaCCCCTGATCTGTGGCAGGAGGCCTGTTGGATTGTTATTAGGTAATCAATAAATAGCAGATTAATAAATCGTAATTGCATTTGTGCTGGAGTTTGTGTAACTTTAATTAAGGTACAACAATTAcatacatttatgtgtgtgtgtgtttacatacatgcaatcacacacacacacacacacacacacacacacacacatatatatatatatatatatatatatatatatatatatatatatatatatatatatatatatatataaccataatGATGAATCTAATTAGTAAGAGGAAACTTTGATATAGCTTTGCTTGTTTCTTGTGTCACTTCTCTTTCCAGTTCATACTTCGATGAAAAAGGTTTGGTGCGACAGCAGCTGGACTCATTCGATGAGTTCATCCAGATGTCTGTGCAGAGGATTGTGGAGGATGCTCCACCCATTGACCTGCAGGCTGAGGCCCAGCACACATCTGGAGAGGTGGAGGAACCGGTGAGTGGCTGGAATCAATGCCCTTTTATCATGTGGTTATGGTCCATTCTAAAAAGAAATagactgttttaaataaataaaaataaatttgatttttttttcttctgcagccTCGGTACCTCCTGAAGTTTGAGCAGATCTATCTGTCCAAACCCACTCACTGGGAAAGAGATGGCGCTCCGTCACCTATGATGCCAAACGAAGCTAGACTCCGAAATCTAACGTGAGTTttgaacctttagacaaaatatttaaagtttgtgtatttgtattttgattATTGTATTTTGTAAATCAGGCTTTTACGGCTCATATGGTATGATATAGGAGAATACAGAACTTATATTTGAGGAGGACAAAAAAAGCCCTCAAACTACAGAAGTATGAGATGAAATTTTGATAGCTTGTAGTGTAAATCATTGAGACCTTTATAACAGTATAACAGGGGacctaaataaaatgcatataaatataattcgTCACTCTTAATCTCCCAAAAATATGTGTAGCAAAGTCTTAAGTTGTTTAATTGCACTTAATATGTAATCTTGTAGtgttatgatcaaagctctgcaGTTTTTATTATGTGGGACtgtgggcaaaacatataacgcaatgcaatacaatgatgactgagagatgaacaaataaactttCCTCAAAAGGCTTGTGTATCATTATTGATACtctcattttaacattatttttctaaaaataattcatgaattatcAAGTAAACAAGTTGTTTACTATTCTAGTATGTCTTCATcttgaaatgtttcaaaaaattTAAGTTATTCTTATAAAAATCCATATACAGTTGATTTCACAGTTCTTGAAATTATTCTAAAAGGCCTTTTACATactaagaaagtaaaaaaaaatcaaaccgaTGACACTTTTGAACAAagtttgatcatgttgataatttacAGACCTTATAAGTTTGTGTAAAAGGTTAAATGATTTTGTGTGAACCTCATATTTGTCCTACAGGGCAGAGCTTTTATCGCATGTTGTATCTGAATGTGCACTGTGACTTGCAGCTATTCTGCCCCTCTGTATGTGGACATCACAAAGACCATCATAAAAGATGGAGAAGAGCAACAGCAGACACAGCATCAGAAAACCTTCATCGGCAAAATTCCCATCATGCTCCGTTCCACGTACTGCCTCCTCAGCGGCCTAACAGATCGTGATCTTTGTGAGTTGAATGAGTGCCCACTGGACCCTGGAGGCTACTTCATCATCAATGGTTCAGAGAaggtccgttttttttttttttttttttttttcataatacagcataaaatactttttgttaaTGAAATTGTATCACATAGTTTGTTGACATTTTCCATCAATTGAATTTTGTCTCAAAAGTCTGATTTCGATTAAGTGTAATGTGTTCTGTCATTTCTCCAGGTCCTGATTGCTCAAGAAAAGATGGCCACTAACACAGTGTATGTGTTTGCCAAGAAAGACTCCAAGTATGCTTACACAGGAGAGTGCAGGTCATGTCTGGAGAACTCCTCCAGACCCACCAGCACCATCTGGGTCAGCATGATGGCCCGTGGAGGACAGGTCAGTATTTGCAGTTGGTAAGCAAGTATTCTGCTTGCAGATTGAGCCAAGTTGAGTGGATTTCTTTAAATCTTAGTGCACAGAATCTTATGCAAATATTTCTTCTGCATCCAGGGAGTAAAGAAAAGTGCCATCGGCCAGAGGATTGTTTCCACTTTGCCGTATATCCGGCAGGAAGTACCCATCATCATAGTATTCCGTGCATTGGGATTTGTGTCTGACAGAGACATCCTGGAACACATCATCTATGACTTTGATGATCCTGAGATGATGGAAATGGTATGTACCCTTTTTTGTTGAAACTTAAGCAATCTTTAGTTAAGTAGAGGTTTATTTTATGAGTGCAAATTTCATTTGTGATTCATGTCCAGAGTTATAACAGCGTTCTCTGCTTTTTCCCACAGGTGAAGCCATCTTTGGATGAGGCCTTTGTGATTCAGGAACAGAATGTGGCTCTGAACTTCATTGGTTCCAGAGGAGCCAAGCCTGGTGTCACCAAAGAGAGAAGAATCAAATATGCTAAAGAGGTTTTGCAGAAGGAAGTGCTGCCACATGTTGGTGTATCAGATTTCTGCGAGACCAAGAAAGCGTATTTTCTAGGGTAAAATAGTATTATGATTTTATCCTGTTTGCATagcttttttatgaaaaaaaaaagatatatgacAATTTGATGTccct
This DNA window, taken from Carassius auratus strain Wakin chromosome 14, ASM336829v1, whole genome shotgun sequence, encodes the following:
- the noa1 gene encoding nitric oxide-associated protein 1 codes for the protein MYKILGASALQFCTRSCLKHVSRQQLSKEHEGCSLLRRSFISSLISKDLAIHLGKKQRCSSPRSLRCYSTQKGARKPASNPRQEVYTLVEPQKQEQFVFPDFDEPVDNKDDEQPDHLLHDLTSNAEAKPMHKNHGNYMHLRGLEMQMKHLKVSAKSEVEENSLIEFHDKGFPLDRRTKSKKIKKQQKIYGTPDVDVAVGDTCCSGCGALMHCTDPEIPGYLPSEKFKVLVEEDQLKKAICQRCFLINHHQKALSVTMSKEEYRAIVKRIKSEKALVLLIVDLLDLPDSIIPDLPELVGKNKHIVILGNKIDLLPGDAENYLQRIKRQLRAYCESMGISTIDNKDIHLISAKTGYGIENLITRLQSTWKYKGDVYLVGTANAGKSTLFNTLLESDYCKSRASDVIHKATISPWPGTTLNLLKFPIINPTPYRMFRRAERLKQASHLTEDEMNPEELKRIIQFSKQGYLVGHIGRTFLANQPPKKTLVEFDPDSLSFGEDLEEDVKKNPSLDSSTDAELSYNEIKDAHWFYDTPGIMKEHDVLSLLNEQEVKLVVPTQAIMPRTFVMKPGMVLFLGALARIDYLEGKSSCWLTVVASNRIPVHITSLDKADGIYQKHAGNTLLAVPSGGEERMKTFPPLVAQDFELQGQGCNTAITDIKISSAGWVAVTAAEGDQLLLRTRAPEEAGLCLRTPSLLPHVVNLKGQRINKTPAYKTRKPQALVDTGLSVKAAERLQVRKKN